In Halorussus limi, a genomic segment contains:
- the rpl18a gene encoding 50S ribosomal protein L18Ae, which yields MSEFTVRGKFQARDGWQKFETSIDAENENVAEERTYTNFGSQHGVKRTQLEIEEVEAQ from the coding sequence ATGAGTGAGTTTACTGTACGCGGCAAGTTCCAAGCCAGAGACGGCTGGCAGAAGTTCGAGACTAGCATCGACGCCGAGAACGAGAACGTCGCCGAGGAGCGAACCTACACCAACTTCGGCAGTCAGCACGGCGTGAAGCGCACGCAGCTCGAAATCGAGGAGGTCGAGGCACAATGA
- a CDS encoding anthranilate phosphoribosyltransferase has product MSGEQIRNDASEATEIDGEWPLRRLLTEVVGSGPKTADDMSYEQAREAFDRVLVGDPDDATLGAFLLANRWKESTPEELAGFVDAMRERSVVSAAPDADPVDCGGNYDGKRKTAVLGVASGLVAAAAGTPVVAHSGPSLPAKHGATYGDVLGELGVPTDLDPAASAAMTDEVGFGFYAQSRFNPLVHDLRETRESVGVRTSVNTVETLANPADASVHFGSFYHLSYAERIAGTVRESRELPAERVVMAQGIEGYDDVRPGTTRVAEWEASSGTEGGRIEDGEVETADFGADFEREELRVDDLPADSARVTEEVLTGERDGAFADAVALNAGFRIYAGGDAESVGEGVERARDALTDGSAAERLDALRAFEQ; this is encoded by the coding sequence GTGAGCGGCGAGCAGATCCGGAACGACGCGAGCGAGGCGACCGAAATCGACGGCGAGTGGCCGCTCCGTCGCCTCCTGACCGAAGTCGTCGGCTCCGGGCCGAAGACGGCCGACGACATGAGCTACGAACAGGCCCGCGAGGCGTTCGACCGCGTGCTGGTCGGGGACCCCGACGATGCCACGCTCGGCGCGTTCCTGCTGGCGAACCGCTGGAAGGAGAGCACGCCCGAGGAACTGGCCGGGTTCGTGGACGCGATGCGCGAGCGATCGGTCGTCTCGGCGGCCCCCGACGCCGACCCGGTGGACTGCGGCGGCAACTACGACGGCAAGCGGAAGACGGCCGTGCTGGGGGTCGCCTCGGGACTGGTCGCGGCGGCCGCGGGGACGCCGGTAGTCGCCCACAGCGGACCGTCGCTCCCCGCCAAGCACGGCGCGACCTACGGCGACGTGTTAGGCGAGTTAGGCGTCCCGACCGACCTCGACCCCGCGGCGAGCGCGGCGATGACCGACGAGGTCGGCTTCGGCTTCTACGCCCAGTCGCGGTTCAACCCGCTGGTCCACGACCTGCGGGAGACTCGCGAGTCGGTCGGCGTCCGGACCTCGGTCAACACCGTCGAGACGCTGGCGAACCCGGCGGACGCGAGCGTCCACTTCGGGAGCTTCTACCACCTGTCGTACGCCGAACGCATCGCGGGCACCGTCCGCGAGAGCCGAGAACTCCCCGCCGAGCGGGTCGTGATGGCGCAGGGCATCGAGGGGTACGACGACGTGCGCCCCGGCACCACGCGGGTCGCCGAGTGGGAGGCGAGTTCCGGGACCGAGGGCGGCCGAATCGAGGACGGCGAGGTGGAAACCGCCGACTTCGGCGCGGACTTCGAACGCGAGGAGTTGCGCGTCGACGACTTGCCGGCCGACTCCGCCCGCGTCACCGAGGAGGTGCTGACGGGCGAACGCGACGGCGCGTTCGCCGACGCGGTGGCGCTCAACGCCGGGTTCCGAATCTACGCGGGCGGCGACGCCGAGTCGGTCGGCGAGGGCGTCGAGCGGGCGCGAGACGCCCTCACCGACGGGAGCGCCGCGGAGCGACTCGATGCGCTCCGCGCGTTCGAACAGTGA
- the cobA gene encoding uroporphyrinogen-III C-methyltransferase — protein sequence MSHPNQNATTGTAYLVGAGPGDPELLTVKARRLLDEADVVLHDNLVGDDLVETIPDCTTLRNVGKRPGGERTPQAEINEMLVREARAGRDVVRLKGGDPTTFGRGGEEAEYLARHGVAFEFVPGVSSAIAGPSAAGIPATHRDHASALAVVTGHEDPTKADSAIDWEALADIVSAGGTLVVLMGVGRLPDNVAALESHGVDTETPVAMVERATLPTERTVTGTLDTIVERARAVDVEPPAVTVVGDVVNVRETVADCLGGAAGELGPAVGVGSRADEEIGVNHQ from the coding sequence CCCGGCGACTGCTCGACGAGGCCGACGTCGTCCTCCACGACAACCTCGTGGGCGACGACCTCGTGGAAACGATTCCAGACTGCACGACCCTACGGAACGTCGGCAAGCGACCCGGCGGCGAGCGGACGCCGCAAGCCGAAATCAACGAGATGCTCGTCCGGGAAGCGCGGGCGGGCCGCGACGTGGTCCGCCTCAAGGGAGGCGACCCGACCACCTTCGGCCGGGGCGGCGAGGAGGCCGAGTACCTCGCGCGCCACGGCGTCGCCTTCGAGTTCGTGCCCGGCGTGTCCAGCGCAATCGCGGGGCCGAGCGCCGCGGGCATCCCGGCGACCCACCGCGACCACGCCTCGGCGCTCGCGGTCGTCACGGGCCACGAGGACCCGACCAAGGCCGACAGCGCCATCGACTGGGAGGCGCTCGCCGACATCGTCTCGGCGGGCGGTACGCTCGTCGTCCTGATGGGCGTGGGCCGACTCCCGGACAACGTCGCGGCGCTCGAATCCCACGGCGTCGACACCGAGACGCCGGTCGCCATGGTCGAGCGCGCGACGCTCCCCACCGAGCGCACCGTGACCGGGACCCTCGACACCATCGTCGAGCGCGCCCGAGCGGTCGACGTGGAACCGCCGGCCGTCACCGTCGTCGGCGACGTGGTGAACGTCCGCGAGACGGTCGCCGACTGCCTCGGCGGGGCCGCGGGCGAGTTGGGGCCGGCGGTCGGCGTCGGCAGTCGGGCCGACGAGGAAATCGGGGTGAACCACCAGTGA
- the pfdA gene encoding prefoldin subunit alpha, whose product MGGGNPELQELSQQLQELEEQQEELEGEIEDLKDEKDDISEAIDTLGALETGSIVQVPLGGGAHVRAEVQDLDEVVVELGGGYAAERDEESAVETLENKQDTLDERISDLEDEVSEVEEQSSELEQKAQQLQQQQMQQQMQQMQGEQNGEDE is encoded by the coding sequence ATGGGCGGCGGGAACCCCGAACTGCAGGAACTGTCCCAGCAGCTTCAGGAACTCGAAGAGCAGCAGGAGGAACTCGAAGGCGAAATCGAGGACCTGAAAGACGAGAAGGACGACATCAGCGAAGCCATCGACACCCTCGGCGCGCTGGAAACCGGTTCCATCGTGCAGGTGCCCCTCGGCGGCGGCGCACACGTCCGAGCGGAAGTCCAGGACCTCGACGAGGTCGTCGTGGAACTGGGCGGCGGCTACGCGGCCGAGCGCGACGAGGAGAGCGCGGTCGAGACCCTCGAAAACAAGCAGGACACCCTCGACGAGCGCATCTCGGACCTCGAAGACGAGGTCAGCGAGGTCGAAGAGCAGAGCTCCGAACTGGAGCAGAAGGCCCAGCAACTCCAGCAACAGCAGATGCAACAGCAGATGCAGCAGATGCAGGGCGAGCAGAACGGCGAGGACGAGTAA
- a CDS encoding low molecular weight phosphatase family protein has product MTAVAFVCVQNAGRSQMATAFAERERERRGVSESVEIVTGGTDPADHVHEEVVEVMAERDFDLSDRTPREVTHEELQDCDYVITMGCSAEDVCPATWAGENRDWGLDDPDGRDLDAVRAIRDEIEGRVADLFDELAD; this is encoded by the coding sequence ATGACCGCCGTCGCCTTCGTCTGCGTCCAAAATGCGGGTCGAAGCCAGATGGCGACCGCTTTCGCCGAGCGGGAGCGCGAGCGACGAGGGGTCTCCGAGTCGGTCGAAATCGTCACCGGAGGCACCGACCCCGCCGACCACGTCCACGAGGAGGTGGTCGAAGTGATGGCCGAGCGCGACTTCGACCTCTCGGACCGGACGCCCCGCGAAGTGACTCACGAGGAGTTGCAGGACTGCGATTACGTCATCACGATGGGCTGTTCCGCCGAGGACGTGTGTCCCGCGACGTGGGCGGGAGAGAACCGCGACTGGGGGCTCGACGACCCCGACGGCCGGGACCTCGACGCCGTGCGGGCGATTCGAGACGAAATCGAGGGCCGCGTCGCCGACCTGTTCGACGAACTCGCCGACTGA